DNA from Cupriavidus necator N-1:
TGGATGACAACGCCATCTCGAAGCGCGAGTTCGACGAGCGCATCAACGCGGCCCGCGAAACCAGTGCCAACGTGCGCGCCGCGCAGGCGCAGCTGGAAACCGCACGCCTGAACCTGGCCTACACTCGCATCACCGCGCCGGTGGCCGGGCGCGTGTCGCGCGCCGAGATCACCGTCGGCAACCTGGTGGCACCGGGCGCGGCCTCGCCGGCGCTGACCACGGTGGTATCGGTGTCGCCGGTCTATGCCAGCTTCGAGATCGACGAGCAGAGCTACCTGCGCTACACCGCGCCGGGTGCCGGCGGTGGCCAGCCCAACCTGCCGGTCTACCTGGGCCTGGCCAACGAGGACGGCAATCCGCATGAGGGCAAGATCCAGTCGGTCGACAACCGCCTGGACCCGCGCAGCGGCACCATCCGCGTACGCGCGGTGTTCCAGAACGAAGACGGACGCCTGCTGCCGGGCCTGTACGCCAAGGTCAAGCTGGGCGGCGGCGCGCCGCATGCGGCGGTGCTGGTCAATGACCGCGCCGTCGGCACCGACCAGGGCAAGAAGTTCGTGCTGGTGGTCGACAAGACCAACAAGCTGGTCTACCGCGAAGTGGAACTGGGGCCCAACCATGACGGCTTGCGCGTGGTGCGCAAGGGCCTGAAGCCGGGCGAGACCATCGTCGTCAATGGCCTGCAGCGCGTGCGCCCGGGCGACACGGTCCAGCCCAAGCCGGTGGCCATGGCCTTCCGCAGCGAACTGGAACCGCGCGGCACCACGCCCGACCGCAAGCAGGCCGCCAGCGGCAAGGCCAGTGCCGAAGGCGACGACGGCAAGCCCGTGATCTGATCCCCGGACCCGAGCAACCAGCACAGCCAGACAACTCCAGCGCTCCCCGTGATGTGGATGGCGCCCGCTTCAGCGGGCCGCCAGGGGAGCCGCTACGCCAACGCAGGCAGAGACCAAGATGAATCTCTCTAAATTCTTTATCGACCGCCCCATCTTCGCGGGGGTGCTGTCGGTGCTGATCTTCCTGATTGGCGCCATATCGATGTTCAAGTTACCGATCTCGGAGTACCCGGAAGTGGTGCCGCCGTCGGTGGTGGTGCGTGCGCAGTTTCCGGGCGCCAACCCCAAGGTGATTGCCGAGACGGTGGCTTCGCCGCTGGAAGAGCAGATCAACGGCGTCGAGGACATGCTGTACATGTCTTCGCAGTCCAACAGCGACGGCCTGCTCACGCTGACCGTGACCTTCAAGCTGGGCACCGACCCGGACAAGGCCCAGCAGCTGGTGCAGAACCGCGTCTCGCAGGCCGAGCCGCGCCTGCCGGAAGACGTGCGCCGGCTGGGCATCACCACGGTCAAGAGCTCGCCGGACCTGACCATGGTGGTCCACCTGGTCTCGCCCAACGACCGCTATGACATGACCTACCTGCGCAATTACGCGGTGATCAACGTCAAGGACCGGCTGGCGCGCCTGCAGGGCGTGGGCCAGGTGCAGCTGTTCGGCTCAGGCGACTACGCCATGCGCGTGTGGCTGAACCCCGAGAAGATGGCCGAGCGCCAGCTTGCCACCAGCGACGTGGTCAAGGCCATCCGCGAGCAGAACGTGCAGGTGGCGGCCGGCGTGATCGGCCAGTCGCCGGCGCTGCCGGGCGCGGACCTGCAGCTGTCGGTCAATGCGCAGGGCCGCCTGAGCACGGTGGAGGAGTTCGGCGACATCGTCGTGCGCACTTCCGCCGACGGTGCCGTCACCTACCTGAAGGACGTTGCCCGCATCGAGCTGGGCGCGTCGGAATACGCGCTGCGCTCGCTGCTGGACAACAAGCCGGCGGTGGCCATCCCCATCTTCCAGGCGCCGGGCTCCAACGCCATCCAGATCTCCGATGACGTGCGCAAGACCATGGAGGAGCTGAAGCAGAACTTCCCGGACGGCATCGACTACAGCATCGTCTACGACCCCACGCAGTTCGTGCGCCACTCGATCGAGGCAGTGACGCATACGCTGTTCGAGGCCATCGCGCTGGTGGTGCTGGTGGTGATCCTGTTCCTGCAGACCTGGCGCGCGTCGATCATCCCGCTGCTGGCGGTGCCGGTGTCGATCGTAGGTACCTTCGGGCTGATGCATGCGTTCGGCTTTTCGATCAACGCGCTGTCGCTGTTCGGGCTGGTGCTGGCGATTGGTATCGTCGTCGATGACGCGATCGTGGTGGTGGAAAACGTCGAGCGCAATATCGAAGAGGGGCTGACGCCGAAGGAGGCCACCTACAAGGCCATGCGCGAAGTCAGCGGCCCCATCATCGCCATCGCGCTGACGCTGATCGCCGTGTTCGTGCCGCTGGCCTTCATGACGGGCCTGACCGGCCAGTTCTACAAGCAGTTCGCGCTGACCATCTCGATCTCGACCATCATCTCGGCGTTCAACTCGCTGACGCTGTCGCCGGCGCTGTCGGCACTGCTGCTCAAGAGCCATGACGCGCCCAAGGACTGGCTGTCGCGCTGGATGGACCGCGTGTTCGGCGGCTTCTTCAAGCGCTTCAACCGCTTCTTCGGCCGCAGCGCTGAAAGCTATGGCCGTGGCGTGAAGGGCGTGATCCGCCGCAAGGGCTCGGTATTCGGGGTCTACGCGGTGATGCTGGTGCTGACCTGGGGCGTGTTCCAGCTGGTGCCCAAGGGCTTTGTGCCGGCGCAGGACAAGCAGTACCTGGTGGGCTTTGCCAAGCTGCCGGACGGCGCGACGCTGGACCGCACCGAGGACGTGATCCGCAAGATGAGCGACATCGCGCTCAAGCATCCGGGCGTGGAATCGGCGGTGGCCTTCCCGGGCCTGTCGATCAACGGCTTCACCAACAGCCCGAGTGCCGGCATCGTGTTCGCCACGCTCAAGCCGTTCGAGGAGCGCAAGACCAAGGAACTGTCCGGCGCGGCGATTGCGGCCGACCTGAACCAGAAGTACGCGGCCGTCCAGGATGCCTTTATCGCGGTGTTCCCGCCGCCGCCCGTGCAGGGCCTGGGCACCATCGGCGGCTTCAAGCTGATGATCGAGGACCGTGCGGCGCTGGGCTATGACGCGCTGTTCGAGGCCACCAACGCGTTTGCCAACAAGGCGCGCGCCACGCCCGAGCTGAGCGGCATCTTCAGCAACTACCAGGTCAACGTGCCGCAGCTCGACGTCAAGCTGGACCGCGTCAAGGCCAAGCAGCTGGGCGTGCCGGTGACCGAGGTGTTCGACACGCTGCAGACCTACCTGGGCTCGGCCTATGTCAACGACTTCAACAAGTTCGGCCGGACCTACCAGGTCAAGGTGCAGGCAGACGCGCCGTTCCGCGCCCATGCCGAGGACATCCTGCAGCTGAAGACGCGCAACGCCGCCGGCGACATGGTGCCGCTGTCGTCGCTGGTGCAGGTCAAGCAAGGCTTTGGTCCGGACAGCGTGGTGCGCTACAACGGCTTTACCGCCGCCGACATGAACGGCGGGCCCGCGCCCGGGTTCTCGTCGGGCCAGGCCCAGGCCGCGGCCGAGCGCATTGCCGCCGAGACGCTGCCCAAGGGCATGAAGTTCGAATGGACCGAGCTGACCTACCAGGACATCCTGGCCGGCAATGCGGGGGTGTGGATCTTCCCGCTGTGCGTGCTGCTGGTGTTCCTGGTGCTGGCTGCCCAGTATGAAAGCCTGACGCTGCCGCTGGCGGTGATCCTGATCGTGCCGATGAGCCTGCTGGCGGCGATGACCGGGGTGTGGCTCACGCGTGGGGACAACAACATCTTCACGCAGATCGGCTTCATCGTGCTGGTCGGCTTGTCAGCGAAGAACGCGATTCTGATCGTGGAGTTTGCGCGCGAGCTGGAGCATCACGGCCGCACCGTGGTGCAGGCCGCGATCGAAGCCAGCCGCCTGCGCCTGCGCCCGATCCTGATGACCTCGTTCGCTTTCATCATGGGCGTGGTGCCGCTGGTGATCTCCACCGGCGCCGGCTCCGAGATGCGCCATGCCATGGGCGTGGCAGTGTTCGCGGGCATGCTCGGCGTGACCTTCTTCGGGCTGTTCCTGACGCCGGTGTTCTATGTGGCGCTGCGCCTGCTGGCCACGCGCGGCCAGCGCCGCGCGGCTACGCAAGAGCAAAGCGCGCAACTGACTGCATCGGCTGAATAATGGTGATCAACATGAATGCCCCTGCATTTTCGACAACAAATTGGCTGCCTAAGCTGGCGACACTGGCGGCAGCGCTAGTCCTTGCGGGTTGCTCGCTGGCCCCGACTTACAAAGTGCCCGAAACGGCCACCGTGCCGGCCTTCAAGGAGGCTGAGGCCGCCCAGGCCGAAGGCGCGCAATGGAAGACCGCGACGCCGGCCGAAGGCCAGCATCGCGGCGAATGGTGGAAGATCTTCGGCGATGCCGAACTGGACCGCCTGATCGACGCGGCTGGCAGCTCCAACCAGGATCTGGCGATTGCCGCTGCCCGCCTGAAGCAGGCACGCGCCTTCACGGGTGCCACTGAGGCGGACCTCTACCCGCAACTGAGCGTCGGGCTGGACCCGACGCGCAGCCAGCCGTCGGCGGCCTCGCAGGGTCTGCCCGACGGCACGCGGGTCTCGCCGCAGACGGTGCTGAAGGCACGCGCCTTCGCCAGCTATGAGCTTGACCTGTTCGGCCGTGTCGCGTCCAGCGTCAATGCCGCCCGCGCCGAAGGCGAGGCCGCGGAGGACCTGTATCGGTCGGTGCAGCTGGCGCTGCAGGCCGACGTGGCGCAGGCGTACTTTGCGCTGCGCACGCTGGACAGCGAGCGCGACCTGCTCAACGCCACCATCAGGCTGCGCGAGGATGCGCTGTCGCTGCTGAAGAAGCGCTATGACGCCGGTGAAACCACCGACCTCGATCCCGCCCGTGCCGAAGCTGAACTCGGCACCGCGCGCGCGGACCTGGCCGGCATCGAGCGCCGCCGCGCCAACCAGGAGCATGCGCTGGCGGTGCTGACCGGCGTGCCGCCGGCGGCATTCTCGCTGCAGGCGCGCCCGTTCGACGCCGCGCCGATCGCGGTTCCCGCCGGGCTGCCGTCCGAACTGCTGGAGCGGCGCCCCGACATCGCCGCGGCGGAACGCCAGATGGCCGCGGCCAACGCGCGCATCGGCGTTGCCAAGGCGGCGTTCTTCCCGCGCATCACGCTGACCGGGCTGTTCGGCTTTGAATCGGCGGACCTGTCGAACCTGTTCAAGTGGTCGTCGCGCACCTGGATGCTGGGGCCGCTGATCGGCTCCACCATCGCACAGACCGTGTTCGATGGCGGCCGCAACAGCGCCAACCTCGCCGGTGCCCGTGCCGCGCATGAGGAAACCGTGGCCGGCTACCGGCAGACCGTGCTGGTGGCGTTCCGCGAGGTGGAAGACAGCCTGGCGGACGTGCGCTGGCTCAGCCAGCAGGCCGGCGCGCTGGACGGCGCACTTGGCGGCGCCCGGCGCGCAGCGCGGATCTCGCGCAGCCGCTATGACGCCGGCGCGGTCGATTACCTGACGGTGATCGATGCCGACCGCACCGTGCTGCAGTCGCAGCGCGAGGCCAACCAGGTGGCCGGCCTGCGCGCTGCCGCAACGGTGTCGCTGATCCGCCGGCTGGGCGGCGGCTGGGGCCCGCTGCCGGAGACGGTGGCGGCCGTGCCGGCGCCGGCGGCCGAGGGCGCGCCGGCCTCACAGGCCCGCTAAGCCGCGCGGGACTGGCGCGATGCTTCCCAGTCACTACACTGGAAGCATCGCGCCATGCGTACGGGATGCACGGGTGCGCCCCGGATGCGTCCTGTCCCGCCGCCATGCTTGTTCGACACAGGAAACCGTTCTGGGGACTGATCTTCGCCGCGATCACCGTGGGCATGCTGCTGGCGCCGCTGCCCTGGTCCGACCGCACCGCCATCCATGACGAGGTGGTGATTGCCCGCCCGGCGGCCCAGGTGTTCGACTACGTGTCGACGCCGCGGCACTGGCCGGAATGGCATCCGGCCTCGCTTGGGGTGGCGGGAGCGACCGACCATCCGCTGGGGCAGGGCGAGCGCGTGACCGAGACCTTCATGGTCGCGCAGCGCGGTGGCGCGGTGGTCTGGACCGTTATCGAAAGCCAGCGGCCGCGCACGTGGTCGATCGAGGGTGTGGCCGACGGGCGCAGGGTCGGCACCATCACCTACCGGCTTACGCCCGCCATGACGCCGTCGCTGACCCCATCGGCCGAACGCACGCGCATCGAGCGGGAATTCCGCTACCGGTCGCCTACGCTGCTCTTTGCGCTGATCAACCGCCTGATGTTGCGCGAGCGCGTCCAGGCCGAGTCCACCGTAGCCGTGCGCCGGCTCAAGGCGCTGCTGGAGGCGCCCGCTGCCGCCATCGCCTTGCGCGAGGCACCGATCCGGCCTAAGTTGGAGCCATCCCTCAATGCGTCCAGCGAGGCCCGTATGCCGTTCCAGCTGCAATCGACCGCATTCGCCCCGGGTGGCGAGATCCCCGCAGAGCACACCTGCGAAGGCGCCGATATTTCCCCGCCGCTTGCCTGGACCGGCCTGCCGCCCGGCACGGCCAGCCTGGCGCTGATCGTCGACGATCCCGATGCACCCGATCCCGCCGCGCCGAAAATGACATGGGTCCACTGGCTGCTCTACAACCTGCCGGCCCATGCCGAGGCGCTGCCGGGGGACATCGGCAAGGCCGGGCTGCCCGCCGGCACGCGCGACGGGCTGAACGACTGGCACCGCGCCGGCTATGGCGGCCCATGCCCGCCGATCGGCCGGCACCGCTACTTCTTCAAGCTCTATGCGCTGAACGCGGCGTTGCCGGACCTGGGGATGCCTGACAAGGCGGCGCTGGAGCGGGCGATGCGGGGCCATATCCTGGCCACCGCAGAGTTGATCGGCACTTACCAGAAGCTGCAGCGCTAGGACGCGGTGCGGCCGGAGGCTACATCATGTCGCACCGAATGCTTCGCCTCGATGCCCGTGGGCCGTGGTGGCGGCTGGCGGCTGTCGTGGCGCTGGCACTGCTGGCCGTGGCCGGCCCGCTGCGCGCCCAGCCACATGAATCCGGCCCGATCACCATCGGCGGTTCGGCGCAGGTGCAGGGGCCGCTGACCGTGCACGGCAAGCTGGTTGTCGCCGGACACGTCTATGCCAGCGGTCCGCTCACCGCGGCGTACTTCACCGGACCCGCCAGCGCGCGCGGGCTGCCGTACGGCGGCGGCTATCTCAAGGTCTTCAACGGCCCGGTGACGGTGCATGGCGACATGGTGGTCAGGGGCGATCTGAGCGTGGCCGGCCCGCTGACCGTGGACGGCCCCATTGCCGCCAGCGGCGGCATCGATGCCGACGGGCCGATGCGCGAGCGCGAATACGGACGCTGAAAGCGCGCACCGGCGCCATGCAGGCTGCTGCATTGCCTGCCAGTGTTGCACAATACCGGCTTTGCAATTCTTGCATCGACCGGGGACACCGCATGACAAAGCAGGGCGCACTGGGCCTGAGGGGCATCGCATTGTTTGAAGCCGCCAAGGGCTTGCTGGTGATCGTGGCCGGCCTGGGCCTGGCTGCACTGCTGCACCGCGACGCCCAGGCGCTGGCGGAAGCCATCATCCAGCGCATTCACGTCAACCCGGCCAGCCGCTATCCCACCATCTTCCTGTCCTTGCTTGCGCATCCCGACAACGCGCGCCTGTGGGCCATCGGCGGCTCTGCCGCGGTCTATGCGCTGATGCGCTTTGCCGAAGCGTACGGGCTCTGGCGCGGGCTTGCATGGGGCAACTGGATCGGGGTGTGGTCTGGCGGCATCTACATTCCGCTGGAACTGTACGAGGCCCTGGTCCACCCCAGCTGGCTGCATGGCACGCTGGCGGCAGCCAACCTGCTGGTGGTGCTTTACCTGGCGCGGGGGCTGCTGGCGAAGTCGACCACCAAGGGGTCGTGATCTGACGAACGGTAGGGGTCGGGCGCGTAGTGGCCCGGCACCGCAGGCGCACCCGGCGCCGGGGCGTAGGAGAAGGCCGGGGGCTCGTCGGCATTGATATGCCAGGCATGCACGGCGATGACATGCCGGGCCGCGACGGCATCGGCAAGCACATGATCGAGATAGCCGGCCTGGCCGTTGTAGACGTAGCTGTAGGCCGGCTTGCCGGCGAATTCCGCAACCATGTCGGCGTAGCCGTGGCGCGCCAGCACGCGCACGGGGTCTTCCATCGCATAGCTGTTCAGGTCGCCGATCACCAGCACGCCCGCGCCGGGCACGCCCGTCGGCGTCGCGCCCAGCCATTCGGCCAGCGCGTGGGCGGCCTGCACGCGCGCGGGATTCCAGCAACCCTGGCCATCGCCCTGGTCGGCCTGCGTGCCGGTGGCTTCGGTGCACGTCTTGGATTTGAAATGATTGACCACGACCGTGACCGGCGCGCCGCCAGCTGTCGCGCGGAAGGTGCCGGCCAGCGGCTGGCGGCTGCGCTCGCCCAGCCAGGTGGTGGCCGCACGCCCGGCGGGCACGGCGGTGCGGGCGTTGTACAGCAGGCCGACCGCAATGGCATCGCTGCCAAGCGCCGGCGTGCCGGCGTCGAGCACGCGCCAGTCCGGCCCGAGCCGCGTGGCCAGTTGGCGGATTGCGCTGTACTGGCCGTAGCCGTCGTTTTCTGCCTCCATCACGCCGATCACGTCCGCATCCAGCCCCCGCAGCGCGGCGAGCAGCTTGGCTTGCTGGCGCGCCAGCGCCTCGGCGCCCTGCGCGCCGCGGTTGCCGGGGGCATCGAAGCCGCCGCCCTGGCCGTCACCGTTGAAGTAGTTCTGCAGATTGAAGGCGGCCACGCGCAGCGTGGTGGCCGGATGTCTTGACGGCGCGCCGCGGCGCGGGTTGGTGGCCTGGAACACCGGCGCGCTCGCACCGGGCACCGGCTGCACGCGCCACTGCCCGTGGCGTTTTTCCAGCACCCCCTGGACGCCGCTGACCGTGTCCCCGGCACGCACCGGATGGTCCGCGGCCAGGCGCGGTGGCGGGTAGGGCACCGCGGCGGGATACTGGCGCGTCGAGCCATCGTCAAGCAACAGCCGGTTGCGGGCGTTGGCGGCGGCGGCTTGTCTGGCGGCCGTGCCCGGCAGTGCCTGTTGCGTCGGTGCGATGGGCCGGCCGTCGCTCAGCGCCAAGGTGCCATAGCGACCAAGTTCATGGGTGTCGGCAACCGTCAGCGTCTGCGGCAGGCGCACCAGCATGCCTTCACGCGCGGCAAGACCGGATTCGCCGGCGACCGGCAAGGTCACCGTCTGCGGCGTCACCGCCATGCCGCGCGCGCACACCGCCAGCGGGCCGGACAGCACCAGCTGCGTCTGCCCGAATTTCTCTTCGACCCTTCCGGACACGCGCACCATGTCGCCGGCGCGTGCCGTGGTGCGTGGCGCATAGACGAACAGGCCTTCCGACACGCCGGGCCGGTGCAGGCGTTGCGCGTCCGCGGTCTGCAGGAAGAAACCGCGCAGGCCGCCATCGCCGCTGAAGTCCGCGGTGACGACGGCCTCTACCTCCACCACGCTGCCCGCGAGCGGTGACGTCGCGGCTGCACTCTGGATCTCGGCAATCGGCGTCGCAGGCGTGCCGCATGGCTGCGATGCAGCATGCGCGCCCGCCATGCAGGTCAAGGCGAGGGCGGGCAATACGGCCCGGGCGAGGTGGCGCTTGCGCAGGGACAATCGCATGGCGTTATCGGCAGGTAGTGGCAGGGTGGACGATGCTAACCGCCGCGTGTAACGGAATGCTTGCAGCAGGCACGCGGCCCCGCGATCGTGCTAAGGTAGCAGACACCCGCCGGTGCGCCGGCTTCTACTCCATTGGTAAAACCACCATGATCAAGGAAATCGCACAACTCACCATCAAGCCCGGCATGGACAAGCAGCTGGAGCAGGGCGTGAGCCAGGCCACGCCGCTGTTCCTGCGCTCGCGCGGCTGCCACGGCGTGCAGCTGTTCCGCTCGATCGAGCAGCCGGAACACTACACGCTGGTGGTGGAATGGGAGACGGTGGAAGACCACATGGTCCATTTCCGCGAGTCGCCCGAGTTCCAGCAATGGCGAGCCCTGGTGGGCGAAACCTTTGCCGCGCCGCCGAACGTGCATCACGTGGCCAAGGTCCTGTAAGCGCGCACCATGAGCACCCGGCCGGAACGTCCCCGCCATTTCTCGATGCTGCGCGAGCTGCAGCTGGCCGATGTCTTTACGCTGGGCAACGCGGCCTGCGGCATGGGGTCGGTGTTCTTCGCCATGTTCTACGTGGCCGACCAGCAGCTGTCGCATTTCTTCACGGCGGCGGCGCTGGCGCCGCTGGCCTTTATCTTCGATGTGCTGGACGGCCGCATCGCGCGCTGGCGCCATGCGCATTCTGCGCTGGGGCGCGAGCTGGATTCGCTGGCCGACGTGATCTCGTTCGGCGTCGGGCCGGCCACGCTGGCCTTTGCCGCCGGCATGCGCGGCGGCTGGGACCTGGCCGTGCTGATCTACTTTGTCTGCTGCGGCGTGAGCCGGCTGGCGCGCTTCAACGTCACCGCCGAATCGCTGGCCGAGGGCAGCGACAGCGGCAAGGTGGCCTACTTCGAAGGCACGCCGATCCCGACCAGCGTGCTGCTGACCGCGGTGCTGGCATGGTGCGCCTGGCAAGGCCAGCTGGGCGGCGAGCTGCCGGGCGGCGCGTGGGTGCTGGGACCCACGGTGCTGCATCCGCTGGTGCTGCTGTTCGCGCTGTCGGGCACGCTGATGGTCAGCAAGACGCTGCGCATTCCCAAGTTCTGATCCGCCGGGGGCCTCAGGCAGGCACCGCGTTTCCCGCCTCAGGGCCTGCTGGCCGCGTGATGACCTGCCCGTTGCGCGACCCGCTGTGCGCGCCGTGCTGCCAGGTAATGGCGCCGTTGACGATCACGGTGTCGATGCCTTCGGCTGGCCGGGTGGGGGTCTCGTAACTGGCGGCATCGCGCACGTTGGCCGCATCGAAAACGACGATGTCGGCATGGTGGCCCACGGAGAGCGTACCGCGCCGGTGCAGGCCGAAGTTGCGCGCCGTCAGCCCGGTCATTTTCCAGACCGCCGTCTCCAGCGGGAACAGGCCGACCTCGCGGCAGTAGTGCCCCAGTACGCGCGGGAAGGTGCCCCACAGGCGCGGATGCGGGCTGGTGCCGACGGGGATGCCGTCTGAGCCGATCATGGTTTCGTCGAAGGCAAGGATGCGCTGGACGTCGTCCTCGTCCATCTGGAAGTAGATCGCGGTGCCCGGCTGCAGGCGGCGCGCGGCTTCTTCCTTGGGCACGCCCCATTCCCTGGCGATGTCGTCGAGGTCGCGGCCCGCGCATTCGGGGTGCGGCTGGCTGGCGGCGATCAGCACCCGGCCGTCGAGCATGCCGCGGTCGGTGCGGATCATGGTGGAGCCGGCCGTGTACGGGTAGCAGTCGAGCGACACGCACTGGTGCTTCATGGCCTCGCGGATAAAGGGCAGGGTTACCTGGCTCATGCCAAAGTTGGCCTGCCTCTGCACCTTGTGGTGCGACACCACCACCGGCACGTCGAGCTCGCGGCCGATGCGGAAGGTCTCGTCGAGCGAGGCCATGACGTGGTCGGACTCGTCGCGCATATGCGTGACGTAGAGTGCCTTGCGGGCACTGAGCGGCCGGCAGACTTCAATGATCTCCTCGGTCGTCGCCATGGCGGCGGGCGGGTAGAAGGTGCCGGTCGACAGGCCGATCGCGCCGGCTTGCATGGCCTCCTCGACCAGCGCCTGCATGGCGGCGATCTCTTTGGCATCGGCTGGCCGGTCCAGCGCCGCCATGGTGACCGCGCGCAAGGTGGAATGCCCGACCATGGCGGCTACATTGACCGAGCTCGGCATGGTACGCAGCGCGTCGAGGTAGGCGGCGAAGGTGGTGAAGCGGCCTTGCTCCGGTGTGTCGATCAGGCTCAGCGGCATCGGCAAATCCATGTCGGCACGCAGCGGCGCGGCGCTGATGCCGCAGTTGCCGGCGATCACGGTGGTGACGCCCTGCGAGACCTTGAACGGCATGTTGGGTTGCGACAGCACCGCCTGGTCATCATGCGTGTGCGCGTCGATAAAGCCTGGGGCGACGATCAGGCCCGTTGCATCCAGCACCCGGTCGGCCGTGTGCCCGCCGAGGTCGCCGATCGCCGCGATGCAGCCGTCGCGCACGCCGATATCGGCGCTGAAGCGAGGTGCCTTGCTGCCGTCGATCACGGTGCCGCCGGCGATCAGCAGGTCATAGTGCGTGGCGTGTGCAGAGGTGGGGTCGGACATGGGATTCCTTTCCTGGACTGGAGCGTATCGGTCAGCGGAAATGGCAGGCCACCAGGTGGATGCCGGTGGCGGAGGGACGTTCGGTCAGCAAGGGGGCCTGCTCCTTGCAGCGGGCTTGCGCATGCGGGCAGCGCGTGTGGAAGCGGCAGCCCGCCGGCGGATTGGCCGGGCTGGGCGGATCGCCCTGCAGCAGCAGGCGCCGGGCGGGCTTGCGCGGGTCGGGCACCGGCACGGCGGACAGCAGGATCTCCGTATAGGGGTGGCGCGGCGCCGAGAACAAGGTGTCGCGGTCGGCCAGTTCGACGATCTGGCCGAGGTACATCACGGCGACCCGGTGGCTGATATGGCGTACCACGGCCAGGTCGTGCGCGACGAACAGGTAGGCGATGCCGAACTCGGCCTGCAGGTCCATCAGCAGGTTGACCACCTGCGCCTGGACGGAGACATCGAGCGCAGATACCGGCTCGTCGCAGACGATGAGCTTTGGGTTCAGTGCCAACGCGCGCGCGATGCCCAGCCGCTGGCGCTGGCCGCCGGAGAACTCGTGCGGGAACTTGCGCACGGCTTCGGGCCGCAGGCCGACCTTGCTGAACAGCCATTGCACGCGCTCGTTACGCTCGGCACGCGACTGCAGGCCGAAGTTGCGCAGCGGCTCGCCCACGATCTCGCCCGCCGTCAGCCGCGGGCTGAGCGAGGCATAGGGGTCCTGGAAGATGATCTGCAGGTCGCGCCGGCGCTGCCGCATGGCGCTTGCCGGCAGGCCCAGCAGTTCCTCGCCGTCGAGCTGCACCGAGCCTGAAGTCGGCTCGATCAGGCGCAGCACCGACTTGGCAGTGGTGGTCTTGCCGCAGCCGGATTCGCCGACCAGCGAGAGCGTCTCGCCGCGCTCCACGGTGAAGGACACGCCGTCCACAGCCTGGATCGGAGGCCTGCCCGGTGCCAGCCAGCGCCGCGGTGCGAGGTAGTGTTTCTTCAGGCAGTCGACCTTGAGCAGGGGCGTTGGCGTGGCGGAGGTCGTGATCATGCGATGGCTTCCTGGGCTTGTGGGTTGCATTCGATGCGGCCTTCCTCGACGGCGAAGCAGGCCACCGCATGGTCGCCGCCGTGGCGTGTGAGCTGCGGCAGCTCGCGCGCGCAGCGCGCGTTGGCATGCGTGCAGCGTGCCGCGAAGGCACAGCCGCGGCGCGCTTCCTGTGGCGATGGCACCAGGCCGGGGATCTCGGCCAGGCGCCGGCTGCGGGTGTTCATCGATGGCATTGATGCCATCAATGCGCGGGTGTAGGGGTGCAGCGGGCGGTCGAACAGCTCAGTGACGCTGGCTTCCTCGACCTTGAGCCCGGCGTACATCACGATCACGCGGTCGCAGCATTCGGCCACCACGCCCAGGTCGTGCGTGATCATCACCACGCCCATGCCCAGTTCCTGCTGCAGGCGGCGGATCAGGTCCAGGATCTGCGCCTGGATGGTCACATCGAGCGCCGTGGTGGGTTCGTCGGCAATCAGCACCTCGGGATTGCAGGCCAG
Protein-coding regions in this window:
- a CDS encoding YbhB/YbcL family Raf kinase inhibitor-like protein; its protein translation is MLVRHRKPFWGLIFAAITVGMLLAPLPWSDRTAIHDEVVIARPAAQVFDYVSTPRHWPEWHPASLGVAGATDHPLGQGERVTETFMVAQRGGAVVWTVIESQRPRTWSIEGVADGRRVGTITYRLTPAMTPSLTPSAERTRIEREFRYRSPTLLFALINRLMLRERVQAESTVAVRRLKALLEAPAAAIALREAPIRPKLEPSLNASSEARMPFQLQSTAFAPGGEIPAEHTCEGADISPPLAWTGLPPGTASLALIVDDPDAPDPAAPKMTWVHWLLYNLPAHAEALPGDIGKAGLPAGTRDGLNDWHRAGYGGPCPPIGRHRYFFKLYALNAALPDLGMPDKAALERAMRGHILATAELIGTYQKLQR
- a CDS encoding DUF2127 domain-containing protein, giving the protein MTKQGALGLRGIALFEAAKGLLVIVAGLGLAALLHRDAQALAEAIIQRIHVNPASRYPTIFLSLLAHPDNARLWAIGGSAAVYALMRFAEAYGLWRGLAWGNWIGVWSGGIYIPLELYEALVHPSWLHGTLAAANLLVVLYLARGLLAKSTTKGS
- a CDS encoding ExeM/NucH family extracellular endonuclease, which codes for MRLSLRKRHLARAVLPALALTCMAGAHAASQPCGTPATPIAEIQSAAATSPLAGSVVEVEAVVTADFSGDGGLRGFFLQTADAQRLHRPGVSEGLFVYAPRTTARAGDMVRVSGRVEEKFGQTQLVLSGPLAVCARGMAVTPQTVTLPVAGESGLAAREGMLVRLPQTLTVADTHELGRYGTLALSDGRPIAPTQQALPGTAARQAAAANARNRLLLDDGSTRQYPAAVPYPPPRLAADHPVRAGDTVSGVQGVLEKRHGQWRVQPVPGASAPVFQATNPRRGAPSRHPATTLRVAAFNLQNYFNGDGQGGGFDAPGNRGAQGAEALARQQAKLLAALRGLDADVIGVMEAENDGYGQYSAIRQLATRLGPDWRVLDAGTPALGSDAIAVGLLYNARTAVPAGRAATTWLGERSRQPLAGTFRATAGGAPVTVVVNHFKSKTCTEATGTQADQGDGQGCWNPARVQAAHALAEWLGATPTGVPGAGVLVIGDLNSYAMEDPVRVLARHGYADMVAEFAGKPAYSYVYNGQAGYLDHVLADAVAARHVIAVHAWHINADEPPAFSYAPAPGAPAVPGHYAPDPYRSSDHDPLVVDFASSPRAR
- a CDS encoding antibiotic biosynthesis monooxygenase family protein, with the translated sequence MIKEIAQLTIKPGMDKQLEQGVSQATPLFLRSRGCHGVQLFRSIEQPEHYTLVVEWETVEDHMVHFRESPEFQQWRALVGETFAAPPNVHHVAKVL
- a CDS encoding CDP-alcohol phosphatidyltransferase family protein — protein: MSTRPERPRHFSMLRELQLADVFTLGNAACGMGSVFFAMFYVADQQLSHFFTAAALAPLAFIFDVLDGRIARWRHAHSALGRELDSLADVISFGVGPATLAFAAGMRGGWDLAVLIYFVCCGVSRLARFNVTAESLAEGSDSGKVAYFEGTPIPTSVLLTAVLAWCAWQGQLGGELPGGAWVLGPTVLHPLVLLFALSGTLMVSKTLRIPKF
- a CDS encoding N-acyl-D-amino-acid deacylase family protein — protein: MSDPTSAHATHYDLLIAGGTVIDGSKAPRFSADIGVRDGCIAAIGDLGGHTADRVLDATGLIVAPGFIDAHTHDDQAVLSQPNMPFKVSQGVTTVIAGNCGISAAPLRADMDLPMPLSLIDTPEQGRFTTFAAYLDALRTMPSSVNVAAMVGHSTLRAVTMAALDRPADAKEIAAMQALVEEAMQAGAIGLSTGTFYPPAAMATTEEIIEVCRPLSARKALYVTHMRDESDHVMASLDETFRIGRELDVPVVVSHHKVQRQANFGMSQVTLPFIREAMKHQCVSLDCYPYTAGSTMIRTDRGMLDGRVLIAASQPHPECAGRDLDDIAREWGVPKEEAARRLQPGTAIYFQMDEDDVQRILAFDETMIGSDGIPVGTSPHPRLWGTFPRVLGHYCREVGLFPLETAVWKMTGLTARNFGLHRRGTLSVGHHADIVVFDAANVRDAASYETPTRPAEGIDTVIVNGAITWQHGAHSGSRNGQVITRPAGPEAGNAVPA